In Acipenser ruthenus chromosome 25, fAciRut3.2 maternal haplotype, whole genome shotgun sequence, the sequence agagcagcaggcaaccccaggcaatgcagagcagcaggcaaccccaggcgatccaaacgtggcatccctgagcggatcgggcgtggcatccctgaacggtgcaaggcaggcattcCCGGGCAatggcgacggcggcagcggaccctcgggtggCGACggcggcagtggaccctcgggtgGCGAcggtggcagcggaccctcgggtggcgacggcggcagcggaccctcgggtggcgacggcagcagcggaccctcgggtggCAACAgaggcagcggaccctcgggaggcgactgcaggaggggagccaggaccagcagtggtgctggggttggccctcttctcagccgttGCGACccagcggttttcccccttgctctgctcagcagcgtatgcaagggcagctgcggaccacCAGAATCTTGTCCCGGTCGGTCCTGTCTtgaagagagaggcagctcgtgctcctctctctcgggtggtggtggtgggaccagcaggcactcttcctctgctggtggagctgggagcggcaagtagtcctcccatggagatggaggcggaaccagcaggtactcttcctctgctggtggaggtcgGAGcaacaagcagtcctcccacggcggtggaggtggaaccagcaagtACTTTCCCTCTGTGGATGGAGGTGGGAGTGGGaagtcgtcctcccacgacggtggaggcggaaccagcaggtattctccctctgctggtggaggtgggagcgacacacagtcctcccatggaggcggaggtggaaccagcaggtattctccctctgctggtggaagtgggagtGATacgcagtcctcccagggcggtggaggtggaaccagccggtattctccctctgctggcggatacctgggctgtggatgcaccgactcccccctcttgggctgtggacgcaccgactcccccctcttgggctgtggacgcaccgactcccccctcttgggctgtggacgcaccgactcccccctcttgggctgtggacgttcaggctcctcccactcccgGTCTGtgtcccctctctgcctccttctcctcaccttcctctcTCTTGGCCAAAACCACCCAGACTCACAGGACATCCTCCCCATTGAGTAGGCTTCCCAGAAGCAGGGGTCTACATAGGGGCAGTACTCCTAGTCATGCCCAAACTatctgcagatgacacacaggggggccccttcagccctccactgctcctgttccgtGTCCCAGTATGGGGGTCCCAGTTGGGTGGGGTCCCGCGACCACCATCTCCTcttgctctgctgctgctgttgcagctttctgcagctcttcctccttcctcccatcctcacaattctctgtgtaaaaaagtgcctcctattttctgttctgaatgcccctttatctaatctccatttgtgacccctggttcttgtttcttttttcaggtcaaaaaagtcccctgggtcgacattgtctatatcttttaggattttgaatgcttgaatcagttcAAGActaaacagattcaattattttagcctgtctgcatacgacatgccttttaaacccgggataattctggttgctcttctttgcactctttctagagcagcaatatcctttttgtaacgcggtgaccagaactggacacaatattctacatgaggtcttactaatgcattgtaaagttttaacattacttcccttgatttaaattcaacacttctcacaatatatccgagcatcttattggtcttttttatagcttccccacattgtctagatgaagacatttctgagtcaacgtaaactcctaggtctttttcatagattccttcttcaatttcactatctcccatatgatatttataatgcacatttttattgcctgcatgcagtctttaaaacttttctctattaaatgtaatttaccatgtgtctgcccagttctgaatgctgtctggatcattttgaattacctttcctgctgcaacagtgtttgccactcctcctatttttgtgtcacctgcaaatttaacaagtttgcatactataccagaatctaaatcattaatgtagattaggaatagcagaggacctaatactgatccctgtggtacaccactggttacctcgctccattttgaggtttctcctctaatcagttttttctgttttctacatgttaaccactccctaatccatgtgcatgcatttccttgaatccctactgcgttttttatattttatattttatctcgctgtaacagggcgagcagccctgtacattgttttgtttattttttagaacggagtccccctccgcccctgtgcagtggattttgtatttattttgtattatgatttagtattgtattttatatgacggcgaggcgccgcaggttttgtttttgtatttattattattattatgtttagatgacggcatagccgtttgtttattatttggtaacgtggatgggaagccccatccacatagtaattaataaactcgtgcagattgtggccgaggggtaatagaataattaattgcaagctagttaaacccctcggccacgatataaaaaggctgcagctctccagcttcgtggtgggtgttagagaggagagagcgagcagagagacggcgattgaaaagagaaacgaaacttaaataacataggaacagtgaaggcaatctgcccagcctgacctgtgttgtattattatttatttctgtgttcgagatttgtttttgtttaaactatttattttgctctgcgagcacagtgtgtttttgtttatttttgtttgcttaataaaaacgacggcaaacgccacctttacctgcagtactccctggtgtcagtgttttcccgtccctgcttctgccgtgacgtcagaccactcagtaCCGTCACACtcgcttttctctttttttttacgcAATAAAACACAGGGGGCTCCAATAGACACAAGATGCGTCTTTCTCTCCAGCAAAGAACTCCAGACTGCCAGTAATGCGAATGATTCTTattctcatgtctcttcacaagGCTGTctggtttattgtttaaagtgATACGTCATTGTGATAAgaatggctgggcggtgacgtcagggaTGATGCAGGGACGGAAAATACTGACACCCaaactgcagtttcaaaagaaagatgcggctggccgccgttttatttacatacaaaaacaaataaaaagtttaaacacaaaaacacttgctcacagagcgaaaacaaatattttaaacaaaacaaatcacgaacacaaaatataaataaaacacaggtcaggctgggcagattgccttcactgttcctacgTCTATTATTaatttaagtttcgttttgttttgttttgttttgttgttttgtctcgttcctctcgctctctccactctctcataCACCCCACCCCTagggcagagagctgcaggtttatatatcgtggccgaggggtttaactagctagcaattattctattacccctcggccacaatctgcacaagttttttttaattactgtggatggggctacccatccacgctactacacaaatataaacaaacattcggctatgccgtccctaaacaaaacaataacaaaacacacgggAAGCAAAAAATAATGAagcaaaaataattattaatcaCCAGCTGactgattgtgttcactgttaaaatcCTTCAGTTATAGTCTATTTTTGTGTGTGCGTTTCGTGTgatggggagggggcaagtagatttgtCTAgaattttgtcccttggacaagaagttttCCAAAATTCCACACCCCTGCTCCTGTGTAAGGCTTACCTGAAATTCACGGATTGCCAATTCCAGAATCCCCAATTTCCGGCGCTTTGCACTGCTGCTCTGTGTGAGCTGGGTGGACTCCACAGTTACCTCTTGTCCTTGACGAATCTCCACTTCTGTGTCGCTCACCTCTTTCTCCAGGACTTCTTCCCCTTTCTCTGCTCTGTTTGTCGGCTCCTTCACTTCCTCTTGCTCCACAGCCTGGTTTTCAACTGAAGCACAGGTGGGTCCAATCACTTGTGAAATATTGAACATATCGTAAAGATTTCTCTCTTACAGAACAGAAACATCCTCAGAAAACCCCAGTGACAAAGAAATGAAGTTATTTTATAGCTCAGAAAATAGTAAAATACATGTAGCCTTTTTTTCCCTGCGTTTTTCCCCCAGTGTTTCAAATACTCAATCAGCCGTTTAGTTGTCTGAATGTACTGttacaaattaattaaatacTATATTTCGATGACAATATTAACACACAAGTTTCAGTTGCTAAATATAATGTCTTCATGCAATGATACTTAATTTGATTGTGAACTGGAGTTCTTCTGTTCGGTAGGCCAATAATCCCAATATTACCACCTTAGGGTTACAACTTTTAATCAAAATCAACAAGATTGCATGCATACTACATGCATACTATATTTATTTTAGGGGTGCCACTGTATTGCTGTTACCATGTTCAACATTGGCTTTTAATGTAGAGTAGcaatcttttaaaatatgtatatacagcACTTCTTTGATATTTCAGAATTGGCTATTTCATTAATTTGCTTAATTCACGGCGAGGCAATGCTATGTTTTACTGTCAGTCAGTTAGTAAtataaagagggagcactgtatattattttctaaACAGCATGGAGCACTACAGCACTTGTGTGTTTGAGAGCTCTCTCACCTTGCTGGTCTGATGAAGTGTCCATGGCCTCGGTTTCCTCGAGTTTGCTTTTCTTCTTGGTGGAACATGTTGCCGCGTTGCTCGGTGTGGCTGCGAGGTCCTCAACCTGGAACGCCTCCATCCGGCCGGCCAGGTGCTTCCTATAGCGGTCCTTCATGGACTGCCAGGTGTGGCAGGTCACGGCAGCGCGCTCCATCTCTTGCCAGATCTTGTTGCCCCTGACCAGGCTCTCCTTGCTGCTGTGCTCCTCTCTGCTGTACCCAAAGCGCCCTGTCCAGCACAGGCCACTGCTTGTAGAATCAGCTCGCTCCTGCTGGGTCGACCCCAGCCTGTACCCCTCCAGGTCCAGCCTCTCGTTTTTCTCCACACAGTCGAGGATGTACTGCACGGAGAAGTATCCCGGAGCAGCGACCCCACCCTGCTCCTTTGGGTCAGCCAGGGATATTGCACCCGGCTCCTGTATGCGGCACATCACCCCGCCCCCCTGCTCGATTACAGGCAAAAAGCGGCACTTGGCACTGCCGGGTCTGATGAAGAAACGCAAGGGGCAACCTGTATCGTCAACAAAGAGGGTCATGGTGTGAGGGGTGGGGCAGTGCTGCTTCTCCCTGGACAAATCGCACTCTGTGGACTGCATCCTCCTACCTGTCAGACAGCAAGACACTGAAATCAGGCACTGTCATCAAGGTGGTTTTACTTGCAGTCTAGAAGCCTCTGTATCTCTTAACCCAAAGATGTATAACCTTTTTGGCAAAAAGAACCATATCTGGGAGTTCTAATAGCCATACGACAAACACAGCACCATACAAGCACCTAGTGTTCTGCTcataaaatactgtttaaaacacaaacatttcaaatgatgCTGCAATTTCTGTACTTGCATATATAAGACTACAGATTACAATTGCAGTCTTTTAGAACTAAAAAAACTTAAATGTGATCCTTCAAAAGAGCCTTATTGTGGATCTTCAGGAGCCATCCGTTGGGCAGGCCTAACTAGTTTGCCAAACAGTTACACTCCTGCTTCTAGGTCAGGGGCTTTCTTGTGTATTAGACAAGACCTGTCACTACAAAATCTACTATAGCAAAAGATGATTATCTACAAGTGTTGATTTCAGATTAgggtttgtagttttgtttttttttactttaaattgcATGTTGGTTGCAATTTAAACAGAAAGCATGAACACTATCATGTTGGTCTGTCCTTAACTTGACTGATTAAAATGCAATGGAATCCCAGATATGTATACATGCTGAATCTCTCCGTTGGAAGTCTGTTTAGTCACCATTGTCAAGACAGCAGTTCTCACAGACTTTGGTAGATAAGATAGGGGCGGATAGGCGATAGGATGTCATGTGCTTCTGTACAAGAAATATTACGGATGATGTTTCAGGAACATCTCCAATATGGGTTCGGGTTCGATTTCAATTTGGCTTGTCCATTTGCTTTTCTCAGATGTCACATAATCCCAGTTCACATTAAATGGATTGTGTGTAGGGCTTAATGTGATTATTATCTGATATTAATGAACGTGAACTTACACCTCTTTCATTTTTTGTTACTCCTGCTAAAATAATGGAAAACCAAACAATGGTATAATTTGCTTGCCATTTGTGTAATGAAAGGGTCACAATTGGGGTGTACCATCAATGCTGGGGGAGAACACTGCAGACCTGCCAAGgcaaacgataaaaaaaaaaaatctatgaaacgttttgtattaataataaaaaatatagctAATATACAATGATTGAGAATTGGGGTTAAACCTGTCGTGCTGCTCAAGTTCTTACCACACAATACATTCGATGGATTGATGTCTGGGGATCCCaattcaatccatttttaatTTTGGTCCATGTGAAGTTTATGCCCTGCATATTATtaaggtggtgttgttttaattaggtgatttactgtttgtgattagtaccaggtgagtgtggttaaattgaatagaggttgatttgcaatttgattggtttccacacagcttttatccatctagttagtataatagacagctagcctatttgtgtgCCAGCACAAACCGCCAGCCAACTGAAGAGGCTCTCTAACAatgagccgggagtctagctgtgggagtctagctgtgggagtccagcgaggagaggCTGCTGGAGAAATTCtaaacctaacagcgctctggaagacaccaactactagacaggtctgtaccctccccctaccgctcctgctcccactaccactgtacctatctgtctcacttgtcctgctatgactgtctctcacatccctgttattctgtcctctgtctaccgctgctcccctaacacctctaacctcatccctctgcttCTCCTTCCTCCCACTCTCTCCCGCACTCTATCTGGTGCCCTcaggaactgtcactcttctacTATCAAAGCTGATttaatctctgcctttgcctcccacctctctttcgatttccttgctctcctgaaacctggctctctcctgataacactgtaactcctgctgccctgtcctctctctacgtcctgtcccatactccgcgtctcactggacggggaggtgggactggtcttctcctctctccctccttactcttttctgtcccctctcctcactctctgttaacacctttgaatttcatgctgtctaACTAACCTCTCCctatcaactcctgctaattgtactgtaccgtccccctggacctctcattcaccagggttcgacattaaccatggcccggCAGCCCGGTAGAGATCGCAGTTTGGCCTGTAATTATGAAGTACCACAGGCCCGACTGGGCTGGTTACATTTaactagtataatatatatagtgcacatggcttccgtttcatgaatccaggaaaatgggccagtgtgccaaaaagctgaaaacgaatttaaaaaacattttttaaaaacataactccGAACTAATCCTAACTTTCCCTCCGCACgtcatatttgttgtacagtcagaCTCTGAGACTAAGTGCTGGTGGTACTCGTTCCTGTGACATGGCAAATCTTTTACAAATCGGATTttctacaactaagcaaccaataagccaaaaggaaagcgttgaaatcaataaatcataaagaaagtagttatgaaaaaaataaaacagataaaacagcagctttatttgttgtgaattcaacattttGTTTATGCTACATCATATCCAGTCACACAGTAAAATGTCCTGATGGATACTCAGATACGCGATCGAATTGCCTAACTTCTTGATTTGGGATCCGAtgtgttcaggtcaaaaatgccagtcacaatctttccaggactcgttGGTATCACTCAGCAAGACTGGCGCTGACTTTGGAGAGGCTACACAAGCGACAACGCTCTGAgaaggattgttattattttgtattatgaatattgttttggtagtgtttattattaggattagagATGGAAATTTCAAATAGTTTCCTATATGAATACACAGGGGGACCACATTTTTGTGTATTCGATTACCCGAATTCTGGTCCCTTACGCTCCCAAGAGTAAAAGGCAAATGCGTGtgtgtacaaacaatgtccaagacaAGATTTCTTCATTCAATACCCTATTTCCTTAGGacaagtttttccttttgtttactgaattaaaatacagaactcaatgagcagcaacgtcacagcgcgtatctcttccaattaaagcaatattttaaaaaaacagcaacagtAGCATAATATTGCCCAAATAATACTTTtttgctgtagtgtattcagacTAAAGTAACACCTATCATATAGcaactaaatattctacatctgtttaattctaacaaatggtatttataaaataatcttaatatgtAAATATAGATGAATCTAcgtcaagttactttgtttattcaataacctgtaaataagtcaaaacaaggatacctggttgtacttttaatggtcagtgcaaatgttgacgttactccaCCCATTCACCCATTGAACTGCAGTCTAGAGTTTAAAAAGAACTCTTTTCCAACTccaagtatcttgccttttcttattagtcactgtgttgttctgcttaacatttggtatgtctttatattcatcataatgttaaattacctttttaatttcgatgttacccaagtttggtttacttcttttagcacttgccatatatattattttatttcagttcacacattcaaaGTTTGCTGGTGCCATGCTCCCAGAAGCTGTTTCACGACTGGCTAGCAACAGCAGAggaagctgctgtgtacagtcattacagaggaactcaagcagggatctgttaacattagctaaaaataaggcaataaaattggcaacaatttcaaacagaatacgatTACTGTAGAATGTAGCTATtacaactggtggcacgaaaggaatagacaggtattttatagtaaagtaagtagagatagttaatatgatACTATGTTAAactatatccagaccactagagcgAGCTACTACACTGTacagcctattgtataaactcaatctgtggagaatagtagatatatctgtgtgtgaatgtgagagcatgAGAGTCAGTCAGCGCAGGTAGCACGTAAAGCACAAACACTTGTGGGTTCGGGtcaggttgcaggtcttattaaagcgggtcgggtcgcgggtaagaagacggtgttgcaaCGGGTTCGGCTCAGGTCCTGTACTAGCGGGTCCGGGTCGGAAGCGGGTTGTAAAAATGGGACCTGTGCAGGACTctgctctcagttacttaactagacccttaattgaactgataatttgcttaattagacattttttattgttttaattgtttaaacagTGGCAGAGTTCAagctacttataaaatgttatagctaacttgaactctggaactgtttaagagctgaaaacaattaaaaaggtctaattaagcaaattatcagttcaattaagggtctagttaagtaattgagagctcagttggaatgaaagccagtAGATACCACTGCTGGTTTATTCAAAGGGGATAGGAAACACATTTCGgtttgtttgtaaatgataaaataGATGGGAAAGCAATGTAATCTCGGGTTAGTTGATTGTTTTTGATTGGTAAATGTCAAACGAGCTGTTTAAATTCCGTGGTCTATCCAACTGTAATGCGCCATTGCTGGAAATCCCTGTGACATCACtggctggagaaggcagcgggGGAAGTACGTGACATGTGTGAAGTAACTGATTTCTCTCATGCAAATTGTttggaaaatgtcacattttaacatgAGATTCAGAGCTTTGTAATTGTGACTTACTGATGATGATATTGTTATCATTATAACAAAGTAATTTATATACAATTTACATGTCGCTTCTATATGCGTTATCCAGTTTCCAAATGTCCAGAGTACTTAGCAGTAAAGTAAATGTACTTGGCATCAGTGACCTGGGGCCTGTTGTACTGTAATGGGATCAAAAAACAGGATTGGATGCTGGCTCATTTTTAGCCAGATCATGAAAAGGTGTTCGGTtacaaagcagatttttttttatcagatcttTGAACAGCACTTGCAGTAAGTAGGGAGAATGAGTATGCAAGCATATTTAGGCTTCTGCATACAGAGTGACAATAAAGATTCAAAGGTGGACAAGAGGTGGATTTAGTGGTGCTGTTTCGTGAGAAAGAAACTATACCCACaggaaaagaaatgaaaaaactttaaaaataacaataataataaataaaataatattaataatacgtTAACAACTTCTTGTTCAATCTAAAACATtaggggccctatttagcaatgtTTGCAAACCCCTAAAGCAATCGCAGAACAATTTTGCAGTTAGCGTACCAGAATCAGGCTCACATGTGGGCATAGACTTTGTTTACTAcaacaaaggaggctgtgtggtccagtggttaaagaaaagcgcttctaaccagaaggtccccggttcaaatcccacctcaaccactgactcattgtgtgaccctgggcaagtcacttaacctccttgtgctctgtctttcaggtgaaatGGTGttataagtgactgcagcagatgcacagttcacacaccatagtcgccttggataaaggtgtttgctaaataaacaaataataataataacattgtgtgaaggacaacaagttttgctgttatactttgcccgttggacaagtagtttttatttatgtatttgtcctGTGTTCcatctgttgctagaaaaacactccaggtatatttgtagagagccacacaagtttctgaaaactgaattgcagaaGTCTAGCACAAAAGCACAAACGTCCcaccctatcacttctgattggcgagttgtggaagaagctgatcttctattggttacaaagaatcccagaaatggctgcctgagAGCCTCTGGCAACCCACAGGCTAATCTTTAAGCTTAAGgtattattcatgttttttgtaaattagtaaATAAGTGATAcagtactgctttcttaatacatgaacctgacatttaaataagtgatacagtactgctttcttaatacatgaacctgacatttaaataagtgatacagtactgctttaatacatgaacctgacatttaaataagtgatacagtactgctttaatacatgaacctgacatttaaataagtgatacagtactgctttcttaatacatggacctgacatttaaataagtgatacagtactgctttaatacatgaacctgacatttaaataagTGAAACAGTACTgctttaatacatgaacctgacatttaaataagTGATACAGCTAGAGCCTACCCCTAAAAACGCATATGTCACTATGCCTAGACGGAGGGAGACAGGAGGGCGTGCTACCAAGCCAGCCACTGTACTGCAAAAAAATGCATAGGCGTCAAATCGAGACTTGTTACgatttaagattattattattattattattattattattattaatttatgagca encodes:
- the LOC131701540 gene encoding telomeric repeat-binding factor 2-interacting protein 1-like, with the translated sequence MQSTECDLSREKQHCPTPHTMTLFVDDTGCPLRFFIRPGSAKCRFLPVIEQGGGVMCRIQEPGAISLADPKEQGGVAAPGYFSVQYILDCVEKNERLDLEGYRLGSTQQERADSTSSGLCWTGRFGYSREEHSSKESLVRGNKIWQEMERAAVTCHTWQSMKDRYRKHLAGRMEAFQVEDLAATPSNAATCSTKKKSKLEETEAMDTSSDQQVENQAVEQEEVKEPTNRAEKGEEVLEKEVSDTEVEIRQGQEVTVESTQLTQSSSAKRRKLGILELAIREFQSDDETPHLEVTGEARGHEEAGAQSVVAGQESMPMAGRAELGQPQSPLSWLCKVDSQTQEGASGPSDASENQEKRIAPETEPRAEEREVGTQTVVAGQESVLVAGRAELGQPQSPLSWLCKFMMHRNILDSHTQKGEERASDPSQAEVVDAIAAVQFLMDEFGVDLACVMQSLLKNSGDFQAVLHYLHTGRRADGRPLWTRHDDLALQSGDPTTKQALILKYGEENVAKRVAFFNT